A genomic stretch from Arachis stenosperma cultivar V10309 chromosome 3, arast.V10309.gnm1.PFL2, whole genome shotgun sequence includes:
- the LOC130970735 gene encoding probable mannitol dehydrogenase: protein MSKEGLTEAYGWAARDSSGILSPLHFTRRANGDTDITVKILYCGICHSDFHMLKNDHGISIYPLVPGHEIVGEVTTVGRQVTKFKVGDVAGVGGIVGTCGTCSNCTLGLETYCPKMILTSSSHYHDGSITYGGFSDNFVVDEHFAVTIPESMPLHATAPLLCAGITVYSPMLHHGLCRPGQHLGVVGLGGLGHLAVKFAKAFGMKVTVISTSSRKKEEAIKRLGVDAFLLSHQQQQLQDASGTMDGIIDTVSAPHSVYPLVGLLKTGGNLILVGAPAASSPELPSLPLIMGRKSISGSAGGGMRETQEMIEFAAKHNISADVEVIPMDYVNTAMGRLVNNDVQYRFVIDVANTLDTPRTN from the exons ATGTCCAAAGAAGGTTTAACAGAAGCCTATGGATGGGCTGCAAGAGATTCATCGGGAATTctctcccctttacatttcaccAGACG GGCAAATGGTGATACAGATATCACCGTCAAAATACTCTACTGCGGGATTTGCCACTCCGATTTTCATATGCTGAAGAATGATCATGGCATAAGCATCTATCCCTTGGTCCCTGG GCATGAGATTGTGGGGGAAGTGACAACGGTGGGAAGACAAGTTACAAAATTCAAGGTTGGTGACGTGGCTGGAGTGGGTGGCATTGTGGGCACGTGCGGCACGTGTTCCAACTGCACACTGGGCTTGGAAACTTACTGCCCCAAAATGATTCTAACCTCTAGCTCACACTACCATGATGGATCAATAACCTATGGAGGCTTCTCTGATAATTTTGTTGTTGATGAGCACTTTGCCGTCACAATTCCCGAATCTATGCCTCTGCATGCCACAGCCCCTTTGTTGTGTGCCGGAATCACTGTTTACAGCCCCATGTTGCACCACGGGCTCTGCAGGCCCGGTCAGCACTTGGGTGTGGTGGGCCTTGGTGGGCTCGGCCATCTGGCTGTTAAGTTTGCCAAGGCTTTTGGTATGAAGGTCACTGTTATAAGCACTTCTTCCCGGAAGAAGGAGGAAGCGATTAAGCGTCTTGGTGTGGATGCCTTCTTGCTTAGTCATCAGCAACAACAATTGCAG GATGCGAGCGGGACAATGGATGGGATCATTGACACAGTTTCAGCACCTCATTCTGTGTACCCTTTAGTTGGTTTATTGAAGACAGGAGGCAATTTGATATTGGTGGGTGCACCTGCAGCCTCATCTCCTGAATTACCGTCTCTGCCACTCATTATGG GGAGGAAGTCAATAAGTGGGAGTGCAGGTGGAGGAATGAGAGAGACACAAGAGATGATTGAATTTGCGGCAAAGCACAATATTAGTGCAGATGTGGAAGTTATTCCCATGGATTATGTGAACACTGCTATGGGTAGACTTGTCAACAATGATGTTCAATATCGATTCGTCATTGATGTAGCAAATACTTTGGACACTCCACgcactaactaa
- the LOC130970520 gene encoding dof zinc finger protein DOF5.7-like encodes MMPPGDTPSKATATTKTCSSPNTKDHENSDQQGGGGGRKTTKAAAAEQGLKCPRCDSPNTKFCYYNNYSLTQPRHFCKTCRRYWTKGGALRNVPIGGGCRKSKKGKPSSSSSISYSRAFSCDSSRDSGSSSDLAGLRYLHGLSSPPMDFQLGGLTFPVPSRLQHHHQPPMATTAAFYNNQFSSFGDVVPGATTTASASASASSAIDYPSGSSLIGLNYPFCSSDGSGSNGAIIHGGMNNNFEGSSSLASSIESLSSLNQDLHWKLQQQRLAMLFVGDNHHKEDHNNSNRNGNVSFSPVVVDLDHHHHHQQQQQQQQRPQPILFENLEISKAGAGATTVDADTRATEWFFGNSHAPTPTTTTSSGCNGHEDSWMMGSSGVHGWPDLQPHPQQQYSSLP; translated from the coding sequence ATGATGCCACCTGGTGATACACCTTCGAAGGCTACTGCAACAACAAAAACATGCTCATCACCTAATACAAAAGATCATGAGAATTCCGACCAGCAAGGTGGAGGTGGTGGCCGGAAAACCACAAAGGCAGCAGCAGCAGAACAAGGACTAAAGTGCCCTCGATGTGACTCACCCAACACCAAATTCTGCTACtataacaattacagccttacGCAGCCACGCCACTTCTGCAAGACTTGCCGCCGCTACTGGACAAAAGGCGGAGCCCTGCGCAACGTCCCCATAGGCGGTGGATGCCGCAAAAGCAAGAAAGGGAAGCCCTCGTCGTCCTCCTCCATCTCTTACTCAAGGGCATTTTCATGCGACTCCTCCAGGGACTCTGGTTCTTCCTCTGACCTCGCTGGCCTTAGGTACCTCCATGGGCTTTCTTCTCCTCCCATGGATTTTCAACTTGGAGGGTTAACTTTCCCTGTCCCTTCTAGGCTGCAACATCATCATCAACCTCCAATGGCTACTACAGCTGCTTTCTATAACAACCAGTTCTCTTCTTTTGGGGATGTTGTTCCGGGAGCTACTACTactgcttctgcttctgcttctgcttcttcAGCCATTGATTATCCCTCGGGGAGTTCTTTGATTGGTCTGAACTATCCGTTTTGTTCTTCAGATGGAAGCGGTAGTAATGGTGCAATAATCCATGGCGGTATGAACAATAACTTTGAGGGTAGTAGTAGCCTGGCGTCTTCGATTGAGTCGTTGAGTTCCTTGAACCAAGACTTGCATTGGAAGCTTCAGCAGCAAAGGTTGGCAATGCTCTTTGTCGGAGACAACCACCACAAAGAAGATCACAACAACAGCAACCGCAACGGCAACGTTTCTTTTTCTCCCGTGGTTGTTGAtcttgatcatcatcatcatcatcagcagcagcagcagcagcagcagagACCCCAACCAATTTTATTTGAGAATCTTGAAATCTCAAAGGCAGGTGCAGGTGCTACTACAGTAGATGCAGATACTAGAGCCACAGAATGGTTCTTCGGGAATTCTCATGCTCCTACTCCAACGACGACTACCAGCAGCGGTTGCAATGGCCATGAAGATAGCTGGATGATGGGCAGCAGCGGTGTCCATGGTTGGCCTGATTTGCAACCGCACCCGCAGCAACAGTACAGTTCTTTGCCCTAG